The following are encoded together in the Rana temporaria chromosome 12, aRanTem1.1, whole genome shotgun sequence genome:
- the LOC120918207 gene encoding urotensin-2 receptor-like produces MELNSSGPGNLSSPDPRGHRTEELIITSTFSTILSLMYVAGMAGNVYTLVVMCHSMRYAASMYISIINLALADLLYLSSIPFIVCTSFAKDWYFGDIGCRILLSLDLFTMHASIFTLTVMCTERYMAVTKPLDTVRRSKGYRKSIVVAVWLLSLLLTLPMMIMMTLREAEGKGGKRMCAPTWSEDAYRTYLTVLFSTSIMAPGMVIGYLYTRLARTYLESQRNPISKKENKRSPKQKVLIMIFSIVLVFWACFLPFWIWQLIRLYDVSPPLSSQTQKCINYLVTCLTYSNSCINPFLYTLLTKNYREYLKNRHKKFYRFTSAFRKRGTSLQCSSWGRSMSSSNHYDYATESMGMTGVRDTK; encoded by the coding sequence ATGGAGCTCAACTCCTCCGGCCCGGGGAACTTGTCCAGCCCGGACCCCAGGGGCCACAGAACGGAGGAGCTGATCATCACCTCCACCTTCAGCACTATCTTGTCTTTGATGTACGTGGCCGGGATGGCCGGCAACGTGTACACCTTGGTGGTGATGTGTCACTCCATGAGGTACGCCGCCTCCATGTACATCTCCATCATCAACCTGGCCCTGGCGGACCTCCTCTACCTGTCCAGCATCCCGTTCATCGTCTGCACCTCTTTCGCCAAGGACTGGTACTTCGGGGACATCGGCTGCAGGATCCTGCTGAGCCTGGACCTCTTCACCATGCACGCCAGCATCTTCACCCTCACCGTCATGTGCACCGAGAGGTACATGGCCGTCACCAAGCCCCTGGACACCGTCCGGAGGTCCAAGGGCTACCGCAAGTCCATCGTGGTGGCCGTGTGGCTCTTGTCCCTTCTTCTGACGTTGCCCATGATGATCATGATGACGTTGAGAGAGGCCGAGGGCAAAGGGGGGAAGAGGATGTGCGCGCCCACCTGGAGCGAGGACGCCTACAGGACTTACCTAACTGTACTTTTTAGCACCAGCATCATGGCCCCGGGGATGGTGATCGGCTACCTCTACACTCGCCTGGCCAGGACCTACCTGGAGTCTCAGCGGAACCCCATCAGCAAGAAGGAGAACAAGAGGTCCCCCAAACAGAAGGTGCTGATCATGATCTTCAGCATCGTGCTGGTCTTCTGGGCTTGCTTCCTGCCCTTTTGGATCTGGCAGCTGATCCGGCTCTACGACGTGTCCCCGCCGCTCTCCTCCCAAACCCAAAAGTGCATTAACTACTTGGtcacctgcctgacctacagcaACAGCTGCATCAACCCTTTCCTGTACACCCTCCTCACCAAGAACTACCGGGAGTACCTGAAGAACCGCCACAAAAAGTTCTACCGCTTCACCTCGGCCTTCCGCAAAAGGGGGACCAGCCTGCAGTGCTCCTCGTGGGGGCGCTCCATGTCCTCCAGCAACCACTACGACTACGCCACCGAATCTATGGGGATGACTGGCGTCAGGGACACCAAGTGA